The Zestosphaera sp. genome contains a region encoding:
- a CDS encoding N-glycosylase/DNA lyase, with protein sequence MSIYLVNEERVKAVSTVFKSLGRDGCEEFIRVDPQYVSLSRLQSSCGAVSVELAAINGLVSYMLNMKGEEFWSLFADFITSKCSGVKDFKKTVELVEEFTRRYNKLYLDAKIRRLNKVLRCADAFESLKRGQIKEYLSRLSLCIDTERESKTVVFSAKMAYYTLRSAEVNADLTKISIPVDRRVALVTLTSGLLSPLKKSKNTLEKLENLAKELLKHPQNVRVVWDAVSEESGIPALLIDTPLWLIGGRIKMLKADEIVKSLRRLGLLVDELLLTRLVNELTYVLRTS encoded by the coding sequence GTGAGTATTTACTTAGTTAACGAAGAGAGAGTCAAGGCTGTAAGCACAGTTTTCAAGTCTCTAGGGCGCGATGGTTGCGAAGAATTTATACGTGTTGATCCTCAGTACGTATCTCTAAGTAGACTACAGAGCTCCTGCGGCGCGGTCTCCGTAGAGCTCGCCGCAATAAATGGTCTAGTTTCTTACATGCTAAACATGAAAGGTGAGGAATTCTGGAGTTTATTCGCAGACTTTATCACGAGTAAGTGTAGTGGGGTAAAAGACTTTAAGAAAACAGTAGAACTTGTTGAGGAATTTACGCGCAGATATAATAAGCTTTATTTAGATGCTAAAATAAGAAGACTGAATAAGGTTCTAAGATGTGCTGACGCGTTTGAGAGTTTGAAGAGAGGACAAATCAAAGAATACTTGAGTAGGCTGTCTCTATGTATTGACACAGAGAGAGAATCTAAAACCGTGGTTTTCTCTGCTAAGATGGCTTACTACACTCTTAGGTCTGCTGAAGTAAACGCAGACCTCACAAAAATATCAATACCTGTAGACAGGAGGGTCGCTTTAGTAACTCTTACATCAGGTCTTCTATCCCCTCTTAAGAAGAGTAAAAATACTCTTGAGAAATTAGAAAACTTGGCTAAAGAGCTGTTAAAACATCCCCAAAACGTTAGAGTAGTTTGGGATGCTGTTAGCGAAGAGTCTGGAATTCCAGCACTACTTATTGACACGCCGCTCTGGCTGATAGGAGGACGAATCAAGATGCTGAAAGCAGACGAAATAGTTAAGAGTCTGAGAAGATTAGGCTTGCTAGTCGATGAATTGCTCTTGACGCGTTTAGTTAACGAACTGACTTACGTGTTAAGAACTAGTTAG